CAGAACAGGATGTTGGCCGCCCAGAAGACTAGGACCAGGCCCATGGCCGTCCGCAGGCCCCAGAGGGTCGCGGCGTAGGAGGCGATGAGCGGGCCAAGGGCGTTGCCGGCCAGGTCCATGACCGAGGCCAGCGAGACCATCGTGCCCCGGTGCTCCGGCAGGTTGATGTCGGCCAGGGTCCCGTACCAGTTGGGATTGACGCCTTGGTTGATGAACAGCGCGGCGGCGACGGTCAGAATCAAGGCGATCATCCCCGGCGCGGCCAGCGAGGCGTGCAGGCCGCCCGTCTCCGGAGCCCGGGCGGTATTGGCCAGAAACAGGACCATGAAGACAATGGGCACGGCGTTGCAGGCCATGGCGGTGATCACCTTGGCCCGCTTGTCCTTGCGGAACCCGACGTCCCCGATGCGGCCGAAAACGACCGCTCCCAAAGCACCCGCCGCAAAGACGGCCAGAAGCATGACGTTGACCGCGGCCGCGTCGAGATTGTGGATTTCTTTCATGTACTTGAAGATCAGGAAGAGGACGATCGACCCCGGGATGACGTCGATGAAGTTCAGGACAAGCCAGACGTTGCTGCGGGCCCGGCGGAGAACGGCGGCGTCGGACCGGGAGATGCGGAAGCGGTAATGGGCTCCTTCCCGGATGGCTCCCTGCAGGTCCTCCTCGCGGCCGCCGCGCTCGGGCTCGCGGAAAGCGGCGAAAACCGCGGCAGCTGCGATTTCGGCGGCCCCGACGATGAGATACGCCGTCCGCCAACCCGTCCCCAGGGCGCCGGCCAGGCCGAAACCGGCCAACCGGCCGACCAGCATGGCCACGGACATCAGGCCGAAAGCCGTGCCGCGCCGGCCGGGATCGACCGAATCGGAGGCCAGCGAAAAAGCGGCCGGGACGAAGGCGCCGGCGCCTATCCCCGCTAGGGCCCGGAGGGTGAAAAAGAGAGCATAGCCGGCCCGGCCTCCCGGGATGAGGGGGGAGAGAAGCGACGCGGCCCCGGCCAGGGCCAGCCCCCCGGCGCAGAATCGAAGGCGGGCTCCGCGGTCGGACAGGATGCCGGCCGCGATCATGGCTAGGGCGGAGAGCGCCGTGGCGGCGAACCCGACCCAGCCCAGGGGCACGACGTTGCGGGTCGAGCCGAAAAATCCGGCCAAGAGCGGATTGAGGAATGGTCCGAGCATCGATTGGTCGGCGAAAATGAACAGAAGCCCCGCCGTTAAAAGGAGAAACGGCAGGGGCGGAGCGGTGCGGTTCGGAGTCATGGGTTTTGTCGGTCAGCAGAGATATACCGTATGTTCGGACGAGGTTCAATCCCCTCGGTGGGAATGAGCCGGCAGAAAGCATTTGACTCGGGTCGGGGCCGGGGTTAAGGTAAAGCCGATCGATGGAGAGATCTTTGCCCAAACCAGTCGACAATGCCGTTAAGATCGGCTGGCTGGTCCTCTATTGGGCCGTCACGGCTTGGCTTCTCTATCCCCTGATCTTCAAGATCATCACGCCAGATACGGCCAAGGAATACTTTTACCGGTCGGCCCTCGGTGTCGTCCTTCTCATCCTGGTCTTCGGTAAGACCCTCTTCGACCTGCTCTTCCCGACCGAAATCTCGCGGGCTCGTAACATCGCCAACGTGGCTCTGCTGACTGTTTATACGACGGTTATGGCGGGCGGGATCATCTTCATGCTGATTCGGATCCTGGCTCTCTATCTCAATAAAAACGCTTCGACCTATACCGGCGGCGACGTCCAATTCTAGCCAGATCCCTCAATGAAAGACATCATCGCGTCTCTCCGCCCCGGGCAGTGGATCAAGAATCTCTTCGTTTTCGCCGCCCCCGTGTTCGGGCGGGTGCTTTTCCGGCCGGGGCCGGCCGTCCGGACGGCGGCCGTGTTCGCGCTCTTCTGCGTTCTAGCGGGCGCGCTCTACCTGGTCAACGACATCCTCGACGCGGAGTCCGACCGCTTTCATCCCCGGAAAGCCAAACGCCCGATCGCAGCCGGCCGGCTCCGGCCGGGGACGGCCTGGGCCGCGGCCGCCGGCCTGGCCGCTTGCGCCCTCGCGGCGTCGGCCGCCCTCGACCGACGCGTCTTCCTGGCCTTGGCCGCATACGCCCTGCTGCAGCTCTCTTATTCGCTTGTCCTCAAGCGGGTTGTCATCCTGGATGTCTTCCTCGTCGCCTCGGGATTCGTCATCCGGGTAGCGGCCGGCGGCTTCGCGGCCGGCGTCGTGCCCTCTTCCTGGCTCCTGGTCTGCACCAGCCTGCTCGCCCTTCTGATCGCTGTCGGCAAGCGGCGCAACGAGCTCCTCACGCTCGAAGAGTGCGGAGAGGCCCACCGCTCGGTGCTCCGCGACTACACGCCCGCCCTGCTCGACCAGATGATCGCCGTCGTCACCGCCGCCACGATGGTGACTTACGCCCTCTACGCCATGTCCGAGGACACGTCCCGGCGGTTCGGCTCGGGCCGCCTGCTCTGGACCGCGCCGTTCGTCCTGTACGGGATTTTCCGCTATCTCTTTCTGGTCTATCGCAAGGGGCAGGGGGGAACACCCGAGGAGATGATCATCGAGGATCTGCCCTTCCTGGCCGCGATCGCCCTCTGGGCCGCCGTCTCCGCCGGGATCGTCTACTTCTGATAATTCCCAGACACATACTCAATTCGTATGCGCAAGAGCCAATTCTCTGAAGGAATCAGATCTATTTCGGGAATTCGTTCTTAGGGCCGGGTTTTCTTTTTACCATAGGCAGCCCGGTCATTTCTTCGAGCCCTTGGAGAAATTTCTCACTTCCAAGCGGAAGCCCGTTCTTCGCATGAACGCGGAACTCCTCAAGGGTACTATTGGGGAGAGCTGACTCTAAATAGGCCTCCCAGTTGGAAATGCTAGTGTCTAATGGCGAAGTCCGCAGAAGTGGATCAAAGGACTTGTCGATATGCGCTCTTGCGCTTGAAAAATCCCAATCTCGCGCGTTACGGACGAGCTTGGCTCTTACGGGATTTGTTTCGATATATCTGATGGAATTGTATAGATAACTCTCATCCATTGGAAACGAAGAGAATCTTCCCTGCCATAAAAAGCCCTTCCATTTGTTCCTTGCGTTTATTGTTTTTGTGTAAAATTTGTGCGTATTGCCGAAAGTCCGAGCCAACCCCGCTTCATCCGAAGGAACGGCAACCAAATGCACGTGATTATCCATAATGCAGTATGCCCAAAACGCGACTTTGGCCTCTTCTGAATATTTTTTCAGCAGCCTAAGATAGAACGCCTTATCCTCATCATCAAAAAATACCCTCTGCCTTCGGTTCCCTCGTTGAGTAATATGATGAGGTAGATCCGGAATCACTATTCTTGCATAGGCGGGCATGCTTCATTTCTCCCCGATTAAGAAGACGGCATAATTTATAAAATTTCTCAATGAACTCTTCCCTACAATTTGATCCTCAAAGTCAAAATATTTCTATTGGAAAGCGCCTAATGTATCGGACTGCGCTCGAGGATTAATTTGGTACATGTCTGCGAAAGATGCGCTGCAGTTGGGGGAATTAAGTATGTGTCTGTGAATTATCAGTCGCGAACGAGGCGCAGGGTTCGAGGCTCGCGCTCCAGGTGGAAGACGATCATGGCCTGCAGGGCGACCTGGATGGTACGCAAGGCCTCGGGTCCGAACGGCTCCACCGGGACGCGCGGCGGCGGGTTGCGCCGGACCCAGCGCAGGAACTCCCCCAGCTCCCGGCGGACGGGCTCCTTGCGGGCCGGGGCGCAGTCGCCGCAGTATATCCCGTCCCGCCGCGGCGACAGCCATGACGCTTCCGTCTCAGCCACGGCCTTGCGGCATTTCTTGCAGCTCCCCACCTCGGGCAGGATGCCGTTGATTTGCAGCAGCCAGGCCTCAAAGTAGCGGGCCAGCAGGCTCAGGTCCCCCTTGTCGCGCAGGGCCTGCAGGACGGCCAGGAGGAGGCGGAACAGAACCTCCTCGTGAGCCCGGGCCGGGGCGAACTCCTCGACCAGCTCGGCGAAATAGCCGAGGGTGAAGGCGGTCTTGAGGTCTGACTGGATGTCGAAGAACGATTCGAGCAGATCGGCGTTGCTGATCGTGACCAGGTCACGCCGCTCTTTTTCGTAGAAGAAGACCCGGACATAGGACATCGGCTCGAGCGCGGATCCGAACCGGTTGGCGAACTTGCGGGCGCCCTTGGCCACGCCGCGCAGAACGCCCTTCTCCCGGGTCAGGAAAGAGCAGAGCTTGTCCTGGTCGCCGATCGGGGAGGTCCGAAGCACGATGGCTTCGGTTTGGTCGACGGGCATATCCGGCCTTTAGCGGCCCTCACTCGTTGAGGGTGATGTGGAGGGTCTTGATCCGGGCCTGGATCGCCTCGGGGGTCATATCCAGCTCGGCCGCGGCCCGGACGAGGTCCCATTGGTTCCGCAGCAGGACGCGGTGCAGTGTCGTCCGTTCGAACTGCTCCAGAGCCTGGGCCAGAGGCGCCGCGGCGGGCAGGCCGGCACCGGTCTCCCGCTCCCGGGTTTCGACCAGAAGGGCGAGATGGGCGGGCCCGATCTCATCCTCCTCGACCAGAATGACGAAGCGCTCGATGACGTTCATGATCTCGCTGACGTTGCCCGGCCAGGAGTAGTTGAGGAAGGCCTTGAGGGCCTCGGGGTGCATGGTCTTGGGCTTCTTGCCGTAATCGGCGGCAAAGCCCTTCAGGAAATGATCGATGAGCAGGGGAATGTCCTCCGTCCGCTCGCGCAGCGGCGGGATGGACATCGGGATGACGTTGAGCTTGAAGAAGAGGTCCTCCCGAAAGCGGGCCTTGACGATCAGGTCCTTCAGGCTCTTGGTCGTGGCGGCGATGATCCGGACGTCGGCGGACACGATGTCGCTCGATCCGACCGGCTCGAAGGACTGCTCGATCAGGGCCTTGACCAGCTTGGCCTGGGTCCGCAGGCTCATGTCGCCGACTTCGTCCAGAAAGAGGGTCCCGCCGTCGGCCTGCAGGAGCTTGCCCTTCCTGTCCTTGACGGCGTGGGGGACGGCGCCCTTGATGGTGCCGAAGAGCTCGGCCTCGATCAGCTCGTCCGGGATGGCGGCGCAGTTGATCTCGACGAAGCGCTTGTCGGCGCGGCGGCTCTGGTCGTGGATGATGCGGGCGATCAGCTCCTTGCCGGTGCCGTTCTCGCCCGTCAGCAGGACCCGGCCGTCGGTCGGGGCGGCCTTCTTGATTTCCTCCCGTAGCCGGATGATGGCCGGGCTCTTGCCCACCAGATGGGTGCGGGCCCGCGTCTTCTCGCGGAGCTGGAGGTTCTCCTCCTCGAGGCGGCGCTGGCGGAGGGCGTTCTTGACGGTCAGGACGACTTTCTCCAGGGTCAACGGCTTCTCCAGGAAGTCGAAGGCGCCCAGTTTGGTGGCCTTGACGGCCGTCTCCACCGTCCCGTGTCCGGAGATGACTACGACCTGGGGCGGGGCGTCCAGGGTCCGGACACGGCGCAGGACATCCAGGCCGTTCATCTCGGGCAGCCAGATGTCGAGCAGCAGCAGCCCGAAGGCCTGCTTCTGCAGGAGACCCAGCCCTTCCTCGCCCGAGGCCGCCGTGCGGACGGCATAGCCCTCGTCCTCGAGGATGCCTTGCAGAGACGAGCGGATGCTCGCTTCGTCGTCGATGATCAGGATCTTGTCTTGGCTCATGCGGGTAACTGTAGGATGAAGCGCGCGCCATGGGGTTTGACGTTGCGGACGTCGATGGCGCCGTTATGTTCTTTCATGATCTGGGCGACAATGGCCAGCCCGAGTCCTGTGCCCTTCTTTTTGGTCGAGAAATGGGGCAGGAAGAGCTTGTCCTTGTCCTCGACCGCAATGCCGGGCCCGGTGTCCTCGATCTCGACCTGGATCAACCGGGTGTCGCGGTCGAAGCCGGCGCGGACGACGATTCTACCCTTTTTGGCCATGGCGTCAATAGCGTTGTCGAAAAGGTTGATGAAGACCCGCTTCATCGGCTCCGGGTCAAGCGGCTGGCGGGCCGGCACCTCGGGGTCGATCGTTACCTCGAACTCGATATCGTTGTAGATGGGCCGGAAGAGGGCCGCGGCTTGATCGACGATCTCGGCCAGCGAGGCCGGCTGGAGGCTGATCTTGGGCAGCCGGGCGAACTCGGAGAACTCGTCGACCAGGGACTTGATGGTCTGGGCCTCCTGGATGATGACCCGGGCCCCCTCCTCGAGCGCGGCCGGGGAGGCCGGATCGGGCCGGCTGAGGTTGCGCAGAATCCGCTCGGCGTTCAATTGGATCGGCGTCAGCGGGTTCTTGATCTCGTGGGCCACCCGCTGGGCGACCTCTTTCCAGGCGGCGACCCGCTGGCTCTTGATCAGCTGGGACAGGTCGTCCAAGACGACCAGGAGGCCGGAGAAGCCGGCTCCCGGCGGCTTGAGGGGGGATAGAGTTAAGGCCAGCGTCAGCTGCTGGCCGTTCAGCATGATGGTGATTTCGCGGTCGGAGATCCGGTAGCGGGTCCGCATCCCGGCCTCGATGGCTTGGGCCAGCTCGGCGAAGTGGGGGTGGCGGAGGACCTCCCGGTAAGGCCGTCCCGCCACTTCGGCTGTGGCCGGCAACGCCAGCATGTCCCGGGCCGAGGGGTTGATGGTGGTGATGCGGCCTTCGGCGTCGAGGGCGATGACCCCGGTCGTGACGGTGTTCAGCAGGGTCTCGATGTACTGCTTGCGGGCTTCCTGCTCAGCCGTCTTCTGGGCCAGGCGGACCTGCCCGGTCTGGATGTCGGCGATCATCTGGTTGAACGACTCGACCAGGATGCCGAGCTCGTCCGAGGCCGGGTCCTCGACCCGGACATCCAGATTGCCTTTGGAGACCTCGCGGGTGGCCTGGGCCAGCTTCTCGATCGGGACGGTGATGGAGCGGGCCAGATGGAAGCCGATCCAGGTGGCGGCGAAGACGATCAGCATGGTGACCAGGACCAGCATCAGCTGGTAAGTCGTCTTGGTCAGGTCTTTCTGTTGGCGGCGGCGGCTGTAGCGGTCCCAATAGGCTTTGACGTTATTGATCTTCTGGGTATAGTTCTGCGGCAGGAACATCCCCGTGGTGATGAGAAACGCGGTCGTGTCCGGCAGACTGAAGGAGACCCCCTGGCGGATGAACTCACCGGTACCCATGGGCTTGATATCGTTGAGGGGCACGCCGGCCTGAATCCGCTTGACGTTGTCCGACTTCAGTTCGTTGTAGTCCTGTAAAGGCAGGTTCGGGTCGAGATAGACGAACAGCTCCTCCTCGCCCTGGTAGACGGCGATCTCGGCCAGCTTGTACTCGGCCAGCTTGGTCCGGACGAAGGCCTCCAGGGCTCCGCGCTTGTCGGCCGCCAGCAGGCCCTGGGACCGCATCTCCTTCTCCAGCTGGACGGCGTAGTGCAGGGTCAGCTCGGAGGCGGTGACATAGAAGCCGTCGGCCACAGCCCGGGTGTCCTCCAGGACGCGGTTGACGTCCATCTTGAACCACTGCTCGATATTGCGGCTGATCAGGTCGCTGGTGAACAGGAACAGCAGTAGGGTCGGAAGAAAGGACAGGGCGGTGAAGAACATCACCAGCTTGGTCTTGAAATGGGCGCCGACCACTTTGCGCTTGCGCTCCAGATACAGCCGGGCCAAGTTGCGGCCCAGGACGAAGAGCAGGATCAGGGCCAGAAGCAGGACGATGAACTGAAGCGCTGTGAGCAGGATGCCCGTGGCCTTGGAGGGGGAGAATTCCTGGACCCGCCGCAGCAGAAAGTCGATGACGAAGAAGAGGACGATGAGAATCGGGATGACGAAAGCCAGAACGCGCGAACCCCGTTTCTTGGGGGTCAGGACGTCCTTGGATTCAGGCATGAAGAGTTCAGGGGGCGGGCGAGGGCGCCTTGCGCAGGAAGTCGGCCGCCGTGCCCCGGCTGATCCGGACGTCGGTCCGCACGGCCCCGGGAGGGCCGAACGGCACGCCGGGCTTGCCGTTCAGGGTGTAAGTCACCCCGCCTGCGTTCCCCAACTGGAGGATGAATTCCTCGGCGGCTTGGAAAGACTCTTCGCGGCCGGCGGCTTGGATGCCGTCCAGGACGATCCGGCCGTCCGCGGCCACTTGGATCCAGGTGTCGGCGGTGAACCGCAGGCCAAGCTTCAAGCCGGCCTCGAAGGAAGGCTGGGCCGAGGCTTGGCTTAGGCCGGCGGCGCCG
Above is a window of Candidatus Aminicenantes bacterium DNA encoding:
- a CDS encoding MFS transporter, producing MTPNRTAPPLPFLLLTAGLLFIFADQSMLGPFLNPLLAGFFGSTRNVVPLGWVGFAATALSALAMIAAGILSDRGARLRFCAGGLALAGAASLLSPLIPGGRAGYALFFTLRALAGIGAGAFVPAAFSLASDSVDPGRRGTAFGLMSVAMLVGRLAGFGLAGALGTGWRTAYLIVGAAEIAAAAVFAAFREPERGGREEDLQGAIREGAHYRFRISRSDAAVLRRARSNVWLVLNFIDVIPGSIVLFLIFKYMKEIHNLDAAAVNVMLLAVFAAGALGAVVFGRIGDVGFRKDKRAKVITAMACNAVPIVFMVLFLANTARAPETGGLHASLAAPGMIALILTVAAALFINQGVNPNWYGTLADINLPEHRGTMVSLASVMDLAGNALGPLIASYAATLWGLRTAMGLVLVFWAANILFWIPVLRHVRGDIERSRAVLRARAAEMQREAP
- a CDS encoding ATP-binding protein; its protein translation is MPESKDVLTPKKRGSRVLAFVIPILIVLFFVIDFLLRRVQEFSPSKATGILLTALQFIVLLLALILLFVLGRNLARLYLERKRKVVGAHFKTKLVMFFTALSFLPTLLLFLFTSDLISRNIEQWFKMDVNRVLEDTRAVADGFYVTASELTLHYAVQLEKEMRSQGLLAADKRGALEAFVRTKLAEYKLAEIAVYQGEEELFVYLDPNLPLQDYNELKSDNVKRIQAGVPLNDIKPMGTGEFIRQGVSFSLPDTTAFLITTGMFLPQNYTQKINNVKAYWDRYSRRRQQKDLTKTTYQLMLVLVTMLIVFAATWIGFHLARSITVPIEKLAQATREVSKGNLDVRVEDPASDELGILVESFNQMIADIQTGQVRLAQKTAEQEARKQYIETLLNTVTTGVIALDAEGRITTINPSARDMLALPATAEVAGRPYREVLRHPHFAELAQAIEAGMRTRYRISDREITIMLNGQQLTLALTLSPLKPPGAGFSGLLVVLDDLSQLIKSQRVAAWKEVAQRVAHEIKNPLTPIQLNAERILRNLSRPDPASPAALEEGARVIIQEAQTIKSLVDEFSEFARLPKISLQPASLAEIVDQAAALFRPIYNDIEFEVTIDPEVPARQPLDPEPMKRVFINLFDNAIDAMAKKGRIVVRAGFDRDTRLIQVEIEDTGPGIAVEDKDKLFLPHFSTKKKGTGLGLAIVAQIMKEHNGAIDVRNVKPHGARFILQLPA
- the recO gene encoding DNA repair protein RecO — its product is MPVDQTEAIVLRTSPIGDQDKLCSFLTREKGVLRGVAKGARKFANRFGSALEPMSYVRVFFYEKERRDLVTISNADLLESFFDIQSDLKTAFTLGYFAELVEEFAPARAHEEVLFRLLLAVLQALRDKGDLSLLARYFEAWLLQINGILPEVGSCKKCRKAVAETEASWLSPRRDGIYCGDCAPARKEPVRRELGEFLRWVRRNPPPRVPVEPFGPEALRTIQVALQAMIVFHLEREPRTLRLVRD
- a CDS encoding transposase encodes the protein MPAYARIVIPDLPHHITQRGNRRQRVFFDDEDKAFYLRLLKKYSEEAKVAFWAYCIMDNHVHLVAVPSDEAGLARTFGNTHKFYTKTINARNKWKGFLWQGRFSSFPMDESYLYNSIRYIETNPVRAKLVRNARDWDFSSARAHIDKSFDPLLRTSPLDTSISNWEAYLESALPNSTLEEFRVHAKNGLPLGSEKFLQGLEEMTGLPMVKRKPGPKNEFPK
- a CDS encoding sigma-54 dependent transcriptional regulator, yielding MSQDKILIIDDEASIRSSLQGILEDEGYAVRTAASGEEGLGLLQKQAFGLLLLDIWLPEMNGLDVLRRVRTLDAPPQVVVISGHGTVETAVKATKLGAFDFLEKPLTLEKVVLTVKNALRQRRLEEENLQLREKTRARTHLVGKSPAIIRLREEIKKAAPTDGRVLLTGENGTGKELIARIIHDQSRRADKRFVEINCAAIPDELIEAELFGTIKGAVPHAVKDRKGKLLQADGGTLFLDEVGDMSLRTQAKLVKALIEQSFEPVGSSDIVSADVRIIAATTKSLKDLIVKARFREDLFFKLNVIPMSIPPLRERTEDIPLLIDHFLKGFAADYGKKPKTMHPEALKAFLNYSWPGNVSEIMNVIERFVILVEEDEIGPAHLALLVETRERETGAGLPAAAPLAQALEQFERTTLHRVLLRNQWDLVRAAAELDMTPEAIQARIKTLHITLNE
- a CDS encoding decaprenyl-phosphate phosphoribosyltransferase; protein product: MKDIIASLRPGQWIKNLFVFAAPVFGRVLFRPGPAVRTAAVFALFCVLAGALYLVNDILDAESDRFHPRKAKRPIAAGRLRPGTAWAAAAGLAACALAASAALDRRVFLALAAYALLQLSYSLVLKRVVILDVFLVASGFVIRVAAGGFAAGVVPSSWLLVCTSLLALLIAVGKRRNELLTLEECGEAHRSVLRDYTPALLDQMIAVVTAATMVTYALYAMSEDTSRRFGSGRLLWTAPFVLYGIFRYLFLVYRKGQGGTPEEMIIEDLPFLAAIALWAAVSAGIVYF